From Parasphaerochaeta coccoides DSM 17374, a single genomic window includes:
- a CDS encoding fimbrillin family protein, whose translation MSLYKKHNEKKNIIITSLLVFLFLVLLFLVQGCDFGVITEIPDGKGEISIMAAVGNPSDDNATRVITDQDWNSTFEHGDSIGIYMYYSGTDTVYESNVKYTYDTSSAEPRWMADSLRYYPTWNDPNGSSLDFFAYHPYDSTAPSVPKGTELLVIPAAVSVKTDQRDDPDFTQSDFMTARHLNAPIGTRVNLVFTHSFSLLELRLDATGYGRDREAIEISIDELFTDTIVNVRTGGNTTQGGTPKKIMFHSSYLGSDATATDIEYIARALVPEQSTATLTSFIMKYDGYHYEGDITGISTITTGGSRVMQLTGALPLSSLTTPPSPITDKNISYELTFPPSYGIDPDTHNLFSFTVVSKTGNPASLDIQQHILFHAGTPGQSYRIPVWKIADSVFTGTASNYIEIPHAIRILGTSSFASSSALDTVVFGDAENGSDIETIGNQAFSASSNLKKIELFPRMTKTYDKDSETTGKTITADIPNLGDNVFTGITEPIDIYISENAAVRAAYDAALRAPGATSQGWHATTVSGSLITDDHVSVTGLSGSGTVRIWAELKHTES comes from the coding sequence ATGAGTTTATATAAAAAACATAATGAAAAGAAAAATATAATCATCACCTCCCTTCTCGTTTTCCTGTTCTTGGTACTGCTTTTTCTGGTTCAAGGGTGCGACTTTGGTGTGATTACAGAAATCCCTGATGGCAAAGGGGAAATAAGTATCATGGCCGCCGTGGGTAATCCATCGGATGACAATGCAACACGGGTCATTACGGATCAGGACTGGAACAGCACTTTTGAACATGGGGATTCCATTGGGATATACATGTACTATTCCGGCACTGACACAGTATATGAGTCAAACGTGAAGTACACGTATGATACGTCTTCCGCCGAACCACGTTGGATGGCCGACTCACTTCGTTATTATCCTACTTGGAACGATCCCAATGGTTCTTCCCTGGATTTCTTTGCCTACCACCCCTACGACAGCACTGCTCCTTCCGTACCCAAGGGGACGGAGCTTCTCGTCATTCCTGCCGCCGTCTCAGTAAAAACGGATCAACGGGACGACCCTGATTTCACCCAGAGCGACTTCATGACTGCCAGACACCTGAATGCCCCGATAGGAACACGGGTCAATCTGGTTTTCACACATTCCTTCTCCTTGCTTGAGCTGCGGCTTGACGCCACAGGATACGGACGGGACAGGGAAGCGATAGAGATATCCATTGACGAATTGTTCACCGACACTATCGTCAACGTGCGTACAGGAGGGAATACCACGCAAGGGGGGACTCCCAAGAAGATAATGTTCCATTCGTCTTATCTCGGTTCCGACGCCACCGCCACGGATATTGAATATATAGCCCGCGCCTTGGTTCCTGAACAATCTACGGCGACGCTCACATCCTTCATCATGAAATATGACGGTTATCATTATGAGGGGGATATCACGGGAATCTCAACAATCACGACCGGCGGCTCACGCGTGATGCAGCTTACCGGCGCCTTGCCGTTAAGTTCCCTGACGACTCCGCCCAGTCCCATCACCGACAAGAACATTTCCTATGAGCTGACCTTCCCTCCCTCCTATGGGATTGACCCCGATACGCATAATCTTTTCTCGTTCACGGTCGTGTCCAAGACCGGAAATCCAGCATCACTGGATATACAGCAACACATTCTTTTTCATGCGGGCACGCCAGGACAGTCGTACAGGATACCTGTTTGGAAAATCGCTGATTCGGTTTTCACCGGGACGGCATCGAATTACATTGAAATCCCCCATGCCATCAGGATACTGGGAACAAGCAGCTTTGCATCGTCATCAGCCTTGGACACCGTAGTTTTCGGTGATGCAGAGAATGGTTCTGATATCGAGACCATCGGAAACCAGGCTTTCTCCGCTTCCTCAAACCTGAAAAAAATAGAACTGTTTCCCCGCATGACCAAGACGTATGACAAGGATTCTGAAACGACCGGCAAGACAATTACCGCGGATATACCAAACCTGGGAGATAATGTCTTCACAGGAATCACAGAACCTATCGACATCTATATTTCTGAAAATGCGGCGGTACGCGCAGCCTATGACGCTGCGTTGCGGGCTCCAGGCGCGACATCACAAGGATGGCATGCCACGACAGTCAGCGGCTCCCTCATCACGGATGACCATGTGTCCGTCACCGGACTTTCCGGTTCCGGCACGGTCAGGATATGGGCGGAACTGAAGCACACGGAGAGCTGA
- a CDS encoding fimbrillin family protein: MKNKSLVAILLLMLAAVSLVSCVQELDQIYDVTDDEGRQGADGQVMLFSGGMNALNLETGDSLGFFMVGNGNALTPSNILDGTDNLRLTYDELTGEASFDSGIVVYYPNNGSLVDFISYAPYAPSLASYALPMDVTDQSNPNLLDIFYVRKNNMAKQSSPVVLTFQHMMSKMTLTVNVNDAGILDPDTIDEITVTTVGWPTTAVFRVDTGTFTSKEGATEAISFTMAANGINAVSQDMIFIPHSEGEFPDRSLGFTVRDGASEKNYTWNVPASWSFDSGQHYILDITIRDRTIVVETVTIEKWEVGGTGNADTADILDYTGDGSVSNPYKIYTARGLAVVLTSANSSKNFILMRNIELGTYLGSTTWTPFDFSGTLDGNGYAIDGVTVTGPGNAATGDKLGFFKTITSGAVVKNIGLTNVSVTGRDNLGGLAGVNNNGTITNCYVSGAISGEDVIGGIIGQNNGTITGSTSYVRIKATGNSSGGVAGQHLSGVIENSSAIVTLNGSDIVGGLVGKNSASITGSSAAGTVSGGQYVGGLVGQNDSGKTISNSYVRMSSVTGTSSHVGGFVGRNQGTVTNSDTTRASIVYSVQGQNTVGGFVGANTGTESSITKAIVYYGKVSGTGTTSISTGTGGFAGHQTATITDSKAIGMDASALVTANGRVGGFVGTNTGAIERSHAETNGNITGTADNSVGGFVGYTTGNISNSSATVQGFISGANDYVGGFGGYISASMTGNSAFTGGNILGAANWVGGFAGALHGPVSYSHSRTMGKISGGGAYSVGGFIGHSAADVSNCFSEASTVTGTAYIGGFIGYKASSTVKESYALVNSVVSITDRAGGFVGYHVAGSITDSYVIVNNAVSALGGAGAWAGGFAGMNSASVSYSYAVVNGSVTGLRNIGGFASTSLARDIKNSFTVVQQVTAINGAVSRLIGDTAVTSTTNRAYTSVASISGNSETTVHLDLQKDASWFKGATNFSVSANWTGGVWDASIWDFPAGKYPILKNVAGGEYQDGYSTP; this comes from the coding sequence ATGAAAAATAAATCTCTTGTTGCGATACTGTTGCTAATGTTGGCAGCGGTATCGCTTGTCTCCTGTGTTCAGGAGCTTGACCAGATTTACGATGTGACCGATGACGAAGGCCGCCAGGGGGCGGACGGTCAGGTCATGCTCTTTTCCGGAGGCATGAATGCACTGAATCTGGAGACAGGGGATTCATTAGGGTTCTTCATGGTGGGAAACGGCAATGCCCTGACACCATCAAACATTCTTGATGGGACTGATAATCTCCGCCTGACCTATGATGAGCTGACAGGGGAGGCGTCTTTCGATTCAGGTATCGTGGTCTATTACCCGAATAACGGTTCATTGGTTGATTTCATCTCATATGCGCCTTATGCGCCTTCACTGGCCAGTTATGCGCTTCCCATGGATGTCACTGACCAGAGCAATCCTAATCTTCTGGATATCTTTTATGTACGGAAGAACAATATGGCCAAGCAGTCATCGCCGGTCGTGCTGACTTTCCAGCATATGATGTCCAAGATGACTTTGACTGTGAATGTCAATGATGCCGGAATTTTGGATCCGGATACTATTGATGAAATAACAGTCACTACTGTCGGATGGCCAACGACTGCGGTGTTCAGAGTAGATACCGGGACTTTCACCAGTAAGGAAGGCGCGACTGAGGCCATTTCCTTCACGATGGCTGCCAATGGGATCAATGCCGTTTCTCAGGATATGATTTTTATTCCTCACTCGGAAGGTGAATTTCCTGATCGATCCCTCGGTTTTACTGTCCGCGATGGGGCTTCTGAAAAAAATTATACATGGAATGTCCCAGCTAGTTGGTCATTTGATTCCGGGCAGCATTACATCTTGGACATTACAATCAGGGACAGGACCATTGTAGTGGAGACCGTGACCATCGAGAAATGGGAAGTCGGTGGAACGGGTAACGCGGACACCGCGGACATCCTCGATTACACCGGAGACGGTTCGGTTTCCAATCCTTATAAAATATACACGGCAAGAGGTCTGGCTGTCGTGCTGACATCCGCTAACAGCAGCAAGAATTTCATCTTGATGCGGAACATTGAACTTGGTACCTATTTGGGTTCTACGACATGGACTCCCTTCGACTTCTCTGGAACACTTGATGGCAATGGCTATGCCATAGACGGAGTTACGGTCACGGGCCCTGGGAATGCTGCTACTGGTGACAAACTAGGTTTCTTCAAAACCATCACTTCAGGAGCCGTTGTCAAAAACATCGGGCTAACGAACGTGAGTGTGACAGGCCGAGATAACCTTGGAGGTCTTGCTGGTGTCAATAACAACGGTACGATTACTAACTGTTACGTATCCGGTGCGATTTCTGGAGAGGATGTGATTGGCGGAATCATCGGGCAGAATAATGGCACAATTACTGGCAGTACATCCTATGTCCGCATCAAGGCGACTGGCAACTCAAGCGGAGGAGTGGCTGGGCAACACCTTTCGGGAGTTATTGAAAATAGTTCCGCCATTGTTACGCTCAACGGTTCTGATATTGTGGGAGGTCTGGTAGGAAAAAACAGCGCCAGCATCACCGGAAGCTCCGCGGCAGGGACTGTATCTGGTGGGCAGTATGTCGGTGGCCTTGTCGGACAGAACGATTCAGGCAAGACTATATCCAACAGTTATGTCCGCATGTCTTCGGTTACAGGGACAAGCTCGCATGTCGGGGGTTTCGTGGGACGAAACCAAGGAACAGTAACAAACAGCGATACGACACGGGCATCCATCGTTTATTCTGTCCAAGGACAGAATACTGTCGGCGGTTTCGTTGGAGCAAATACTGGAACTGAATCCAGCATAACAAAGGCGATAGTTTACTATGGCAAGGTATCCGGTACCGGCACAACATCCATTTCAACGGGAACCGGCGGGTTCGCAGGGCATCAAACCGCAACCATTACTGACAGTAAAGCGATTGGGATGGATGCGTCAGCTCTTGTTACAGCCAATGGCCGTGTCGGCGGCTTTGTGGGAACCAATACCGGAGCTATTGAAAGAAGTCATGCGGAGACCAATGGAAATATCACAGGGACGGCAGACAATAGTGTCGGCGGTTTTGTTGGATATACGACGGGAAACATTTCGAATTCTTCCGCTACTGTCCAGGGGTTCATTTCAGGAGCAAACGATTATGTCGGTGGATTCGGCGGATATATATCAGCATCGATGACAGGCAATTCAGCATTCACAGGAGGGAATATTTTAGGAGCTGCCAATTGGGTTGGAGGATTCGCTGGTGCGTTGCATGGCCCGGTTTCTTATAGTCATTCACGAACCATGGGTAAGATATCCGGGGGAGGGGCATATAGTGTCGGAGGTTTCATCGGACATAGTGCTGCTGATGTGTCGAACTGTTTTTCGGAAGCGTCCACAGTAACTGGCACGGCATACATAGGGGGATTCATCGGCTACAAGGCTAGTAGTACAGTCAAGGAAAGCTATGCGCTGGTAAATTCGGTCGTGAGTATAACTGACCGGGCAGGGGGATTTGTCGGATATCATGTGGCAGGAAGTATTACTGATTCCTACGTCATTGTAAACAATGCTGTTTCAGCCCTGGGGGGGGCGGGGGCTTGGGCAGGAGGATTCGCAGGTATGAACAGCGCATCCGTTTCCTACAGTTATGCCGTCGTTAATGGCAGTGTAACTGGGCTGAGGAACATAGGGGGCTTCGCCAGTACATCCTTAGCTAGAGACATTAAAAATTCATTCACTGTCGTGCAACAGGTCACTGCGATAAATGGCGCAGTCAGTAGGCTCATAGGTGACACTGCGGTTACTAGCACCACGAATCGTGCTTACACAAGCGTGGCATCAATCAGCGGCAACTCTGAAACGACTGTTCATCTTGATTTGCAGAAAGATGCTTCATGGTTCAAGGGAGCCACGAATTTCAGTGTTTCGGCAAATTGGACCGGAGGAGTATGGGATGCTTCCATCTGGGATTTCCCCGCAGGGAAATACCCCATCCTGAAAAATGTCGCTGGCGGGGAATATCAGGACGGCTATAGCACGCCCTGA
- a CDS encoding sugar phosphate isomerase/epimerase family protein, whose product MNKYSVILGNLGNTCDRFLSSGYKEIPPKETLIRQASEINGVKGLELVGTWDVNKDNVNEMGDLLSKYGLECVSIIPDLFAQRRWGKGSISAKDPAIRAQAMEYLYECVETARILKCGTLNIWPGQDGYDYILQSDLIQERRWLEENITTLAKSAPDIRFALEYKPKEPRNFSFMARAADTLLLAQRTGMDNVGVCIDTGHGYAAGENVGESVVILQEYGKKLFHMHFNDNYGGWDDDMIVGSVHFPTYVETLFWLKETGYDGWLSMDQYPYREDGKRAVEESVLFLQMIEKHLDSPKVMDELRSLVTRGNAVETQKWLRETFYK is encoded by the coding sequence ATGAATAAGTATTCTGTCATACTGGGAAACCTGGGCAATACATGCGACAGGTTCCTCTCATCCGGCTACAAGGAAATCCCCCCCAAGGAAACCCTGATCAGACAGGCTTCTGAGATTAATGGAGTAAAAGGTCTGGAATTGGTCGGTACGTGGGATGTAAACAAGGACAATGTCAATGAGATGGGTGACCTGCTCTCGAAATACGGCCTGGAATGCGTGTCAATCATTCCCGACCTGTTTGCCCAGCGCCGCTGGGGGAAAGGCTCCATTTCCGCGAAGGATCCGGCTATCCGCGCACAGGCCATGGAGTATCTTTACGAATGCGTCGAGACAGCCCGTATCTTGAAATGCGGGACATTGAACATCTGGCCGGGACAGGACGGCTATGATTACATCCTGCAATCAGACCTGATTCAGGAACGCCGTTGGCTTGAAGAAAACATCACTACGCTGGCCAAGAGTGCGCCAGATATCCGTTTTGCGCTTGAGTATAAGCCAAAAGAGCCGCGGAATTTCAGTTTCATGGCTCGTGCGGCGGATACGCTCCTGCTTGCCCAAAGAACCGGCATGGACAATGTCGGCGTCTGCATAGACACCGGACACGGGTATGCGGCGGGAGAGAACGTCGGGGAATCTGTCGTCATCTTACAGGAGTACGGAAAAAAGTTGTTCCATATGCATTTCAACGACAATTATGGAGGCTGGGACGATGACATGATTGTGGGTTCCGTTCATTTCCCGACATATGTGGAAACGCTATTCTGGCTTAAGGAAACCGGTTATGACGGTTGGTTGTCCATGGATCAGTATCCTTACCGGGAAGACGGCAAACGCGCGGTCGAGGAGAGCGTCCTTTTCTTGCAGATGATTGAAAAACATCTCGACTCTCCCAAGGTCATGGATGAACTGAGGAGCCTGGTTACAAGGGGCAACGCAGTCGAGACCCAGAAGTGGTTGCGGGAAACTTTCTATAAGTAA
- a CDS encoding LacI family DNA-binding transcriptional regulator, with translation MGIKEIAEKAGVSKATVSLALNNQKGVGQEKRAVIQQIAREMNYLAPCKRQGPLSNQGKVIMFSQIKKHGLILNKDQNIFIMDYITAINRAVEEHGYSFELRLHPHTSIQAFVGEVNERYPTGLIILGTELDESDILALEGIQVPYLILDTNFDSIGADFITMANIEAVFQIVRHLKDTGHTDIRMARSREATGNILLREQGFQSALKHFGLRQDSRSVFSISPGFDGAYQDMLSYITQSVGNLPQAIFCFNDVAAFGVIKALKESGINVPQDISIVGFDNLPMASMMDPSLTTIKVPTKEIGRLAARFIMDRIKMKTPAEKCCFMLRGTLITRQSVKNRNKNDKTEVSL, from the coding sequence ATGGGAATAAAAGAAATTGCAGAAAAAGCCGGCGTATCAAAAGCTACTGTTTCACTGGCTCTGAACAACCAGAAAGGCGTTGGACAGGAAAAGCGTGCAGTCATCCAGCAGATTGCCCGTGAAATGAACTATCTGGCTCCATGCAAACGCCAAGGCCCCCTGTCGAACCAGGGGAAAGTAATCATGTTCTCACAAATCAAGAAGCATGGACTGATCCTGAACAAAGACCAGAATATCTTCATCATGGATTATATTACCGCCATCAACCGAGCTGTCGAGGAACATGGCTATTCCTTCGAACTCCGCCTGCATCCCCACACATCTATCCAGGCTTTTGTCGGAGAGGTGAACGAAAGATATCCGACAGGATTGATCATCCTTGGCACGGAACTGGATGAAAGTGACATCCTTGCCCTTGAGGGCATACAGGTTCCCTATCTCATACTGGATACGAACTTCGATTCAATCGGGGCTGATTTCATCACAATGGCGAATATTGAAGCTGTCTTCCAGATTGTCCGGCATTTGAAAGACACCGGACACACGGACATACGCATGGCACGTTCCCGTGAAGCTACGGGAAATATCCTGCTCCGTGAACAGGGCTTCCAGTCCGCGCTGAAACACTTCGGACTACGTCAAGACTCTCGTTCAGTCTTCAGCATTTCTCCTGGTTTTGACGGAGCATACCAGGACATGCTCTCCTACATCACACAGTCTGTGGGGAATCTTCCCCAGGCCATCTTCTGCTTCAACGATGTCGCGGCTTTCGGCGTAATCAAGGCATTGAAGGAGTCGGGTATCAATGTCCCGCAGGACATTTCCATCGTTGGCTTTGACAATCTGCCCATGGCATCCATGATGGATCCTTCCCTCACGACCATAAAGGTTCCCACCAAGGAAATAGGACGCCTGGCCGCCCGGTTCATCATGGACAGAATCAAGATGAAGACTCCAGCAGAAAAGTGCTGCTTCATGCTCAGGGGTACCCTGATTACGCGGCAGAGTGTCAAAAACAGGAATAAAAATGACAAAACGGAGGTGTCTTTATGA
- a CDS encoding fimbrillin family protein, translating to MKKKILFGLIGLVVTLVFVSCGSELVSSNPDIVRFSTVANRSARMVSATSTWVTGDKIGVYTVPNSGDIFSSTLEKNVEYTAGSGGATTATFTSTTPIYWPNDDAAVNFIVYYPYSASVTTATGSVDAQLPINLAGNQTGKVNDLDILWGKTGSLQKSVNSGSNVAVTVDHKLARFKITATAGEGLTYSNLAGFTTTLIGAKTTANLNLSDGSLADVDTVANITANVQSGGTAVTDEKVIYEAIVMPDAANNVKDSFKIEFVDASGNIYRWEAKNLAALNLTAGKEYQLALTLKRKDISFDVEVTGWTVVDLGPGDAT from the coding sequence ATGAAAAAGAAAATTTTATTTGGTTTAATTGGTTTAGTTGTGACATTAGTTTTTGTCTCCTGTGGATCGGAACTGGTGTCTTCGAATCCTGACATTGTGCGGTTCTCGACGGTAGCAAACCGGTCGGCACGCATGGTGAGCGCGACATCGACATGGGTAACGGGTGACAAGATTGGTGTGTACACAGTTCCGAATAGTGGTGACATTTTTAGTTCCACTTTGGAAAAAAACGTTGAATACACGGCTGGTTCAGGAGGGGCGACGACGGCGACCTTTACTTCTACCACGCCGATTTACTGGCCGAATGATGACGCTGCTGTCAATTTCATTGTCTATTATCCGTATTCAGCTAGTGTGACAACTGCTACTGGATCAGTTGACGCCCAGCTTCCCATTAACCTTGCAGGGAATCAGACGGGAAAGGTTAACGATCTGGACATTCTCTGGGGAAAGACAGGCAGTCTCCAAAAAAGTGTCAACAGCGGAAGCAATGTAGCAGTGACTGTCGATCACAAGCTTGCCCGCTTCAAGATTACCGCAACAGCTGGTGAAGGGCTGACATACAGCAATCTTGCTGGTTTTACCACAACGCTTATAGGAGCGAAGACTACGGCAAATCTTAATTTGTCAGATGGTTCCCTTGCAGACGTGGATACTGTCGCGAATATCACTGCCAATGTTCAGTCGGGCGGAACGGCAGTTACGGACGAGAAGGTCATATATGAAGCCATCGTCATGCCTGATGCCGCCAATAATGTAAAAGATTCCTTTAAGATTGAATTTGTTGACGCTTCCGGCAATATATATCGCTGGGAAGCCAAGAATTTGGCCGCACTCAATCTGACAGCAGGAAAGGAATATCAGTTGGCATTGACGCTCAAAAGGAAAGACATAAGCTTTGACGTTGAAGTCACTGGATGGACTGTAGTAGACTTGGGACCCGGAGACGCAACGTAA
- a CDS encoding omptin family outer membrane protease: MRLIRRHIFFSFLLILSVTAIIQPLAAKDRSVLSFSAISGIRHGMVEEIVYYDKTLTTLLSRLDWEQKMSPFIGVKASVNIPYVSVSLAASLGFPIRSGQMEDFDWLNAGANKGPLTHYSSHNAFLDKDLAASARVTLLVVDTQSFSFGPIAGISYRNRLWRAEDGYGQYPPEKTGPYTPWHEDAKKEPFHGLVISYNQTIISPSVGLTMEWMTKGSWGITLSGSWLPYVSVDALDNHYLRGMQFRDIMDKGMGWNVEGTLGIPLGNGKNPKRLDVSVAYEHFALKGLGYNRAINTSAWNLDSNVGTTSSLWTIGIGFGF; the protein is encoded by the coding sequence ATGAGGCTCATACGGCGGCATATCTTTTTTTCTTTCCTGTTAATCCTGTCCGTAACAGCAATAATACAGCCGTTGGCAGCCAAGGACAGGTCTGTCCTGTCTTTTTCGGCTATTTCCGGCATCAGGCACGGGATGGTTGAAGAGATTGTCTATTATGACAAAACCTTGACGACTCTCCTCAGCCGCCTGGACTGGGAACAGAAGATGTCACCGTTCATTGGAGTAAAGGCTTCCGTGAACATACCATACGTTTCCGTCAGCCTTGCCGCGTCACTGGGCTTTCCCATCCGTTCCGGACAAATGGAGGACTTTGACTGGCTCAACGCGGGAGCCAATAAAGGCCCCCTGACTCATTATTCAAGCCACAATGCTTTCCTGGACAAGGATCTTGCTGCGTCAGCACGCGTTACCCTGCTTGTGGTGGATACACAGTCTTTTTCCTTCGGGCCAATCGCAGGCATCAGCTACCGCAATCGGCTGTGGCGGGCTGAGGATGGCTACGGGCAGTATCCCCCGGAGAAAACAGGCCCTTACACGCCTTGGCATGAAGACGCAAAAAAGGAACCTTTCCATGGGCTGGTCATTTCTTACAACCAGACAATCATCAGTCCATCGGTCGGTCTGACCATGGAATGGATGACGAAAGGATCATGGGGTATCACCCTTTCCGGCTCATGGCTTCCCTATGTTTCCGTCGATGCGCTGGACAATCATTATCTAAGGGGAATGCAATTCCGCGACATCATGGACAAGGGGATGGGCTGGAACGTGGAAGGTACGCTCGGCATCCCTCTGGGCAATGGGAAAAACCCCAAGCGTCTGGATGTCAGTGTCGCTTATGAACATTTCGCCTTGAAGGGATTGGGTTACAACAGGGCAATCAATACATCTGCCTGGAATCTAGACTCAAACGTAGGTACGACATCCTCCCTGTGGACCATTGGCATTGGGTTCGGGTTCTGA